In Oreochromis aureus strain Israel breed Guangdong linkage group 15, ZZ_aureus, whole genome shotgun sequence, a single genomic region encodes these proteins:
- the ankrd6b gene encoding ankyrin repeat domain-containing protein 6b isoform X1, whose product MAPSGLEWDSLVCPLMGLPSACKSIFPTDSDNPDLWYCQIHSLWSMSSAAGCSTASNTGGSKRCRLRKKEKDDEEEGRSHWRKAKKEHGGSGKLKEGEQTALHRAAVVGNSDIINALIQESCALDRQDKDGNTALHEVSWHGFTQSVKLLVKAGANVYTKNKAGNTPLHLACQNGHAQSAKVLLLGGSRPDSKNHAGDTCLHVAARYNHLAVIRILLGAYCSVSEKNLAGDTPLHVAAILNHKKAIRLLLEAGADSRISNNAGLTALDQAREHNNPEVALLLTKAPQVQSFVRGRKARKRRDELKAEGRAQSVPRNAMLPCKGSASAAGDSQSSDQAACKHTKVTESNARRGKNRKRKKKPSLSDPLHCRETRHCGTIHKKKGKLRGTAPYVSIPPHNFKAYQLYTLYRAKDGKIMQAPLNGCRCEPLIDKLENQLEATKEEMKTEIHIIQDQLNSKMGQLDRKNKHQIWALDKMTVERASAERSSCLKRIEQRALQERHEAEKRQQAALASELKSWCLSKLQNMEGRVTGEPSSTKLQHSSTVVEANVAAFAVVPTAQGGSSQCLEHHSDPPLLEFSREESGVAEGGTASHYFVVHVESSPDGDKDQNTKDDSPAAAKNPPSPVQVVRPKERSVTSADTKRKNQELNDVDIMRSGARSQRSSSFSPATERRCSSRNDIREKERHCDTGKHQNKYFQGRTKLRGDIKVRPLEVFGDQPTFTQERDNMHATEVTQYFFETVSTQMERWYERKVQEAQWQADQKAQTEKDALIKRIAYLEDELRMLRMHRGEDC is encoded by the exons ATGGCCCCCAGTGGCCTTGAATGGGACTCTCTGGTCTGCCCACTCATGGGTCTTCCTTCAGCATGCAAGTCCATCTTCCCCACAGACAGTGATAACCCAGATCTCTGGTATtgccaaattcactctctgTGGTCAATGAGCTCTGCAGCAGGTTGCAGTACAGCCTCCAACACTGGGGGGAGCAAGAGATGCAGActgagaaagaaggaaaaggacGATGAGGAAGAAGGGAGAAGCCATTGGAGAAAGGCTAAGAAAGAGCATGGAGGATCAGGGAAATTGAAAGAG GGGGAACAGACGGCGTTGCATAGAGCAGCAGTGGTGGGAAACAGTGACATTATCAATGCTCTGATCCAGGAAAGCTGCGCACTGGACAGACAGGACAAG GATGGCAATACTGCTCTGCATGAGGTGTCCTGGCATGGCTTCACTCAATCTGTGAAATTGCTGGTGAAAGCTGGAGCCAATGTTTATACCAAAAACAAG GCAGGAAATACACCTCTCCACCTTGCATGTCAGAATGGTCATGCTCAGAGTGCCAAGGTTCTGTTATTGGGCGGATCCAGGCCTGACAGCAAAAACCAT GCAGGTGATACTTGCCTACATGTGGCGGCCCGCTACAATCATCTGGCTGTGATTCGTATCTTGCTGGGAGCATATTGCTCTGTGTCAGAAAAGAATTTG GCTGGAGACACTCCGCTACATGTGGCAGCTATACTGAATCATAAGAAGGCGATACGCCTGCTGCTGGAGGCTGGAGCAGACAGTCGCATCAGCAACAAT GCAGGTCTAACAGCTTTGGACCAGGCCAGAGAACACAACAACCCAGAAGTAGCTCTTCTCCTGACCAAAGCACCCCAG GTGCAAAGTTTTGTGCGTGGCAGGAAAGCAAGGAAGAGGAGAGATGAGCTTAAGGCAGAAGGTCGGGCTCAGTCAGTGCCTAGAAATGCGATGCTACCCTGTAAG GGTAGTGCATCTGCTGCAGGCGACAGCCAGAGCAGTGACCAGGCTGCCTGCAAACACACTAAGGTAACTGAGTCTAACGCCAGGAGAGGAAAGAACAGGAAGCGGAAAAAAAAG CCGTCTTTGTCTGACCCTCTGCACTGCAGAGAGACCAGGCACTGTGGAACCATTCATAAGAAGAAAGGTAAACTGCGTGGAACCGCCCCTTATGTTTCCATCCCTCCACACAACTTCAAAGCCTATCAGCTGTACACGCTGTACCGAGCAAAAGATGGCAAGATCATGCAG GCTCCTCTGAATGGCTGCCGCTGTGAACCTCTCATAGATAAACTGGAAAACCAGCTGGAAGCTACCAAGGAGGAAATGAAGACTGAGATCCACATCATTCAAGACCAACTGAACAGCAAGATGGGCCAGCTCGACCGCAAGAACAAACACCAG ATCTGGGCTCTTGACAAGATGACAGTGGAGAGAGCATCAGCAGAGAGAAGCAGCTGTTTGAAGAGGATCGAGCAACGGGCCCTGCAGGAACGACATGAAGCAGAGAAGAGACAG CAGGCAGCTCTGGCCAGTGAACTGAAGAGCTGGTGTCTGTCCAAACTGCAGAACATGGAGGGTCGTGTCACAGGAGAGCCCAGCAGCACCAAGTTACAGCACTCCTCTACTGTGGTCGAAGCTAATGTAGCAGCCTTCGCTGTGGTGCCCACTGCACAAGGGGGCAGCTCCCAGTGCCTTGAGCACCACAGTGACCCTCCACTCCTGGAGTTCAGCCGGGAAGAGTCTGGTGTGGCAGAGGGTGGCACAGCCAGTCACTACTTTGTTGTTCATGTGGAGAGCTCTCCAG ATGGTGATAAGGATCAGAATACCAAGGATGACTCTCCCGCAGCAGCCAAGAACCCCccatcacctgttcaggtgGTTCGGCCAAAAGAGCGCTCTGTGACCTCTGCTGACACCAAGAGGAAGAACCAGGAGCTGAATGATGTGGACATAATGAGGAGTGGGGCCAGGAGCCAAAGATCCAGCAGCTTCTCTCCAGCCACGGAGCGgcgctgcagcagcagaaatgaCATCAGAGAGAAGGAAAGACACTGTGATACAGGGAAGCACCAGAACAAATATTTTCAGGGTAGGACTAAATTGAGAGGGGACATAAAGGTCAGGCCTCTAGAGGTCTTTGGAGACCAGCCTACGTTTACTCAGGAGAGGGACAACATGCATGCCACTGAGGTGACCCAGTATTTCTTTGAGACGGTCTCGACTCAGATGGAGCGCTGGTATGAGAGGAAGGTGCAGGAGGCTCAATGGCAGGCAGATCAGAAGGCTCAGACAGAGAAAGATGCTCTGATTAAGAGGATTGCCTACCTGGAGGATGAGCTACGTATGCTGAGAATGCATCGGGGTGAGGACTGTTAA